A genomic stretch from Actinomadura rubteroloni includes:
- a CDS encoding response regulator produces MIRVLIADDHPVVRQGLRTFLGVQEDIEVVGEAADGVSAVTLAESLKPDIVLLDLKMPGADGLAALTELRARGVRARVLVLTSVTERGHVLPAVRAGAAGYLYKDVDPMALVQAIRAVHDGHVLFAPDAAEAMLGGGPDDDRGLAALTEREREVLVCIAQGGSNREIARTLVVSEKTVKTHVSNLLMKLGVQDRTQAALYAVRHGLAGD; encoded by the coding sequence GTGATCCGCGTGCTGATCGCCGATGATCATCCTGTGGTGCGCCAGGGACTGCGGACGTTCCTCGGCGTCCAGGAGGACATCGAGGTCGTCGGCGAGGCCGCGGACGGCGTGTCGGCGGTGACGCTGGCCGAATCCCTGAAGCCCGATATCGTGCTGCTGGACCTCAAGATGCCGGGCGCCGACGGACTCGCCGCGCTGACGGAGCTGCGGGCTCGGGGGGTTCGGGCACGGGTGCTCGTCCTCACGAGCGTGACGGAGCGAGGGCACGTGCTGCCCGCCGTACGGGCGGGTGCCGCCGGGTACCTCTACAAGGACGTCGACCCGATGGCGCTCGTCCAGGCGATCCGGGCCGTCCACGACGGGCACGTCCTGTTCGCGCCCGACGCCGCCGAGGCGATGCTCGGCGGCGGGCCGGACGACGACCGCGGCCTGGCCGCGCTGACCGAACGGGAGCGGGAGGTGCTCGTGTGCATTGCGCAGGGCGGGTCCAACCGGGAGATCGCACGCACGCTCGTGGTCTCGGAGAAGACGGTCAAGACCCACGTCAGTAATCTGCTCATGAAATTGGGAGTGCAGGATCGGACGCAGGCGGCTTTGTACGCGGTCCGTCATGGGCTCGCCGGCGACTGA
- a CDS encoding DUF2752 domain-containing protein, translated as MPGATVRARASGGGFGRVLDSARHGPKGTALRVAVMALAAVGVACVHRVNDPGVLCPLRAITGIPCPLCGGTTVFIELGSGRPVPALLASPVAFAGAVGLAVAPLGAGVRWWALRPGTRAWILGAALAASELWQLARLGLLRI; from the coding sequence GTGCCCGGGGCGACCGTGCGCGCCCGCGCGTCCGGCGGCGGTTTCGGCCGTGTCCTCGACTCCGCGCGGCACGGCCCGAAAGGGACGGCGCTGCGCGTCGCGGTGATGGCGCTCGCCGCCGTCGGCGTGGCATGCGTCCACCGCGTCAACGACCCCGGCGTGCTCTGCCCCCTGCGGGCGATCACGGGGATTCCCTGCCCCCTGTGCGGCGGCACCACGGTGTTCATCGAGCTGGGCTCGGGCCGTCCGGTCCCGGCCCTGCTCGCGAGCCCCGTGGCGTTCGCGGGCGCCGTCGGCCTCGCCGTCGCGCCGCTCGGGGCGGGAGTCCGGTGGTGGGCACTCCGGCCGGGGACCCGCGCGTGGATTCTCGGCGCGGCCCTCGCGGCGTCGGAGCTGTGGCAGCTCGCCCGGCTCGGGCTGCTGCGGATCTGA
- a CDS encoding SDR family NAD(P)-dependent oxidoreductase: MTQRTALITGASRGLGLALAQELARDGWRLVLDARGADALETAAAELGAEAIAGDVASAGHRAELAAAVAGGLDLLVNNAGTLGTVPLPALADQPVDDLADAFATNVLAPLALVQAVLPALRTRSGAVLNITSDAAGAAYPGWGGYGATKAALDQLSAVLAVEEPGLRVWWADPGEMNTAMLRAAGEDADAAPSPGHAAAALLRLVAGRLPSGRYSAADLRARP; this comes from the coding sequence ATGACACAACGGACCGCACTCATCACGGGCGCCTCGCGCGGACTCGGCCTGGCGCTGGCGCAGGAACTGGCGCGCGACGGCTGGCGGCTGGTGCTGGACGCGCGCGGCGCGGACGCCCTGGAGACGGCGGCGGCCGAGCTGGGCGCCGAGGCGATCGCGGGCGACGTCGCGTCCGCCGGGCACCGCGCGGAGCTGGCGGCGGCGGTGGCGGGCGGGCTCGACCTGCTCGTCAACAACGCGGGCACGCTCGGGACCGTCCCGCTCCCCGCGCTCGCCGACCAGCCGGTGGACGACCTCGCGGACGCGTTCGCGACGAACGTGCTGGCGCCGCTCGCGCTCGTCCAGGCGGTGCTGCCCGCGCTGCGCACGCGGTCGGGGGCCGTCCTGAACATCACCTCGGACGCGGCGGGCGCGGCGTATCCGGGCTGGGGCGGCTACGGCGCGACGAAGGCGGCGCTCGACCAGCTCTCGGCCGTGCTCGCGGTCGAGGAGCCCGGCCTGCGCGTGTGGTGGGCCGACCCGGGCGAGATGAACACGGCGATGCTGCGCGCGGCGGGCGAGGACGCGGACGCCGCGCCGTCCCCCGGCCACGCGGCGGCGGCCCTGCTGCGGCTGGTCGCCGGGCGGCTGCCGAGCGGCCGGTACAGCGCCGCCGACCTGCGGGCGAGACCGTGA
- a CDS encoding FUSC family protein, whose translation MLQRVREAYARFEGGAAFFYGPTVAFAMAAPLVAGALTGRAALGSVLAQGAYLVALRGPEGPYGKQAKNLFGAALIVAVGATVGGNLAGHPWVAAAVVPVVVALGSTVRWIGETAALTVLLTAVRPPGTHIVLNGVVELIGGVWVALLLLSPWPARRLKPLRTALGAAAEAVAAALDTVAADIGDHDTRALDAVRSDLADVARAKAWDDRRRTAREALGNARTTLGHYAIGDGPSRPERLVDALGRIMHETVALRTLIDAAERRPPGRDWELEARVAILALAARLRLIGGAVRSGGEFPLGAEGSPAVRRLVRRTDEIRRASLAGDEDMVAAALVSQIRGSVDRIIGNVESARRITAGGVRVGVGPPRLPLISPAAVLDRAGSALRTRSPGFRQMTRVAVAVAVAMALTAALHLKHGQWLTLTVMNGVRTTYGETVTNLLQRVGGSVAGSAIAAVLLAVAPDQLGAAFVVFAFAAVGFSLRRVNFTFWGLFGTPLAMMLLSFSTPSDWTVAAERITLTLGGCVLVFLAVRLLWPPGFNERMPVQVAKVLSTQADLVRATSAVVRDGAGSVASDTLRAAEKAIESVADTRRRLDDERVPDTELVEELRGVARTAYRIRDHLIAVGRMSREESVDSGPIPEILDRLADELDEAASILDEHDNVNVSPKVRLDEEFADLDDHLSGLARRRRAEVEGGTPRDELTPLQHALVQVSGTRHALRELRDDATELIGAALRTS comes from the coding sequence GTGCTCCAGCGTGTGCGGGAGGCGTACGCGCGCTTCGAGGGCGGCGCGGCGTTCTTCTACGGGCCGACCGTCGCGTTCGCGATGGCGGCGCCGCTGGTCGCGGGCGCGCTGACCGGACGGGCCGCGCTCGGCTCCGTCCTCGCCCAGGGCGCCTACCTGGTGGCGCTGCGCGGCCCCGAGGGCCCCTACGGCAAGCAGGCCAAGAACCTGTTCGGCGCGGCGCTGATCGTCGCGGTCGGCGCGACGGTCGGCGGGAACCTCGCCGGGCATCCGTGGGTGGCGGCGGCGGTCGTGCCGGTGGTCGTGGCGCTCGGCAGCACCGTCCGGTGGATCGGGGAGACGGCGGCGCTGACGGTGCTGCTCACGGCCGTCCGTCCGCCCGGCACGCACATCGTGCTGAACGGGGTCGTGGAGCTGATCGGCGGCGTGTGGGTGGCGCTGCTGCTGCTCTCGCCGTGGCCCGCGCGGCGGCTGAAACCGCTGCGGACGGCGCTCGGCGCGGCGGCCGAGGCCGTCGCCGCCGCGCTGGACACCGTCGCGGCCGACATCGGGGACCACGACACGCGGGCGCTGGACGCCGTCCGGTCCGACCTCGCCGACGTCGCCCGCGCCAAGGCGTGGGACGACCGCCGCCGCACCGCCCGCGAAGCGCTCGGCAACGCCCGCACGACGCTCGGGCACTACGCGATCGGCGACGGGCCGTCCCGTCCGGAACGGCTGGTGGACGCGCTCGGCCGCATCATGCACGAGACCGTCGCGCTGCGGACGCTCATCGACGCCGCCGAACGCCGTCCGCCCGGACGCGACTGGGAGCTGGAGGCGCGCGTCGCGATCCTCGCGCTCGCCGCGCGGCTGCGGCTGATCGGCGGGGCCGTCCGGTCCGGCGGGGAGTTCCCGCTCGGCGCGGAGGGCTCCCCGGCGGTGCGGCGGCTCGTCCGGCGGACGGACGAGATCCGCCGCGCGAGCCTCGCCGGCGACGAGGACATGGTCGCCGCCGCGCTCGTCTCCCAGATCCGCGGCTCGGTCGACCGGATCATCGGGAACGTCGAGTCGGCGCGGCGGATCACGGCGGGCGGCGTCCGCGTCGGCGTCGGCCCGCCCCGGCTCCCGCTGATCTCCCCCGCCGCCGTCCTGGACCGCGCGGGCAGCGCGCTGCGCACCCGCTCGCCGGGCTTCCGGCAGATGACGCGGGTCGCCGTCGCGGTGGCCGTCGCGATGGCGCTGACGGCCGCGCTGCACCTCAAGCACGGGCAGTGGCTGACGCTGACGGTCATGAACGGCGTCCGCACCACCTACGGCGAGACGGTCACGAACCTGCTCCAGCGCGTCGGCGGCTCGGTCGCCGGCTCGGCGATCGCGGCCGTGCTCCTCGCCGTCGCGCCCGACCAGCTCGGCGCGGCGTTCGTCGTGTTCGCGTTCGCGGCCGTCGGGTTCAGCCTGCGCCGCGTGAACTTCACGTTCTGGGGCCTGTTCGGGACGCCGCTGGCGATGATGCTGCTCAGCTTCTCGACCCCGTCGGACTGGACGGTCGCCGCCGAGCGGATCACGCTGACGCTCGGCGGGTGCGTGCTCGTGTTCCTCGCCGTCCGGCTGCTGTGGCCGCCGGGGTTCAACGAGCGGATGCCCGTCCAGGTGGCGAAAGTGCTGAGCACGCAGGCCGATCTCGTCCGGGCGACGTCTGCGGTGGTGCGCGACGGCGCGGGATCGGTCGCGTCCGACACATTGCGCGCGGCGGAGAAGGCCATCGAGTCCGTCGCGGACACGCGGCGGCGGCTGGACGACGAGCGGGTGCCCGACACCGAGCTGGTCGAGGAGCTGCGCGGCGTCGCGCGGACCGCCTACCGGATCCGCGACCACCTCATCGCGGTCGGCCGGATGTCACGGGAGGAGAGCGTCGATTCCGGGCCGATCCCGGAGATCCTGGACCGGCTCGCCGACGAGCTGGACGAGGCCGCGTCGATCCTGGACGAGCACGACAACGTGAACGTCTCGCCCAAAGTCCGGCTGGACGAGGAGTTCGCCGACCTGGACGACCACCTGTCCGGCCTCGCCCGCCGCCGCCGCGCCGAGGTCGAGGGCGGCACGCCGCGCGACGAGCTGACGCCGCTCCAGCACGCGCTCGTCCAGGTGTCGGGCACGCGGCACGCCCTGCGGGAGCTGCGCGACGACGCGACCGAGCTGATCGGCGCGGCGCTGCGGACGTCCTGA
- a CDS encoding PP2C family protein-serine/threonine phosphatase — protein sequence MNVAIRYAAGSDIGCSRENNEDSGYAGARLIAVADGMGGYAGGEVASSTVIGSLRSLDTDAPADDLVGSLGRAVAEANEKLRIVREERPDLSRMGTTLTAMLWAGTSVALAHIGDSRGYLLRDGELFQITQDHTMDELLKAEAEQSGGTADPAETSRLSHVLYRVLDGRDDREPDLRLREARLGDRYLLCSDGLSGPVDAQTIYEVLTAEAEPAGAVRRLIEIARDNGGPDNITGVVADVVEADHLTEHSGPATVGAAAQA from the coding sequence ATGAACGTAGCAATCAGATACGCAGCAGGCAGCGACATCGGCTGCAGCCGGGAGAACAACGAGGACTCCGGCTATGCCGGCGCGCGGTTGATCGCGGTCGCCGACGGCATGGGCGGGTACGCGGGCGGCGAGGTGGCCAGTTCCACCGTCATCGGTTCGCTGCGCTCGCTCGACACCGACGCCCCGGCGGATGACCTCGTCGGGAGCCTCGGCCGCGCCGTGGCCGAGGCGAACGAGAAGCTGCGCATCGTGCGCGAGGAGCGCCCCGACCTCAGCCGGATGGGCACGACGCTGACCGCGATGCTCTGGGCCGGGACGTCCGTCGCGCTCGCCCACATCGGCGACTCGCGCGGCTACCTCCTGCGCGACGGCGAGCTGTTCCAGATCACGCAGGACCACACGATGGACGAGCTGCTGAAGGCCGAGGCCGAGCAGTCCGGCGGCACGGCCGACCCGGCGGAGACGTCGCGGCTGTCGCACGTCCTGTACCGCGTGCTGGACGGCCGCGACGACCGCGAGCCCGACCTGCGGCTGCGCGAGGCCCGGCTCGGCGACCGGTACCTGCTGTGCTCCGACGGCCTCAGCGGCCCGGTGGACGCCCAGACGATCTACGAAGTGCTGACGGCCGAGGCCGAGCCCGCGGGCGCCGTCCGGCGGCTCATCGAGATCGCCCGCGACAACGGCGGCCCCGACAACATCACCGGCGTGGTCGCCGACGTGGTCGAGGCCGACCACCTCACCGAGCACTCGGGCCCCGCCACCGTCGGCGCCGCAGCGCAGGCCTGA
- a CDS encoding SixA phosphatase family protein codes for MTSTLLVLRHAKAVDGGDMPDAARPLAPRGRADAAAAGDWLRANGLVPGAALCSTAVRTRETLDALAIDTAVDYEPLIYDNDASVLARLVREADAPETLLLVGHNPSVQQLVFDLAGEGPSTYPTCTLAVITFGTGWPDAWPGTGTLKTVRTA; via the coding sequence GTGACGTCCACCCTGCTCGTCCTGCGGCACGCCAAGGCCGTGGACGGCGGGGACATGCCCGACGCGGCCCGGCCGCTGGCCCCGCGCGGACGCGCCGACGCGGCGGCGGCCGGCGACTGGCTGCGCGCGAACGGGCTCGTCCCGGGCGCCGCGCTGTGCTCCACGGCCGTCCGCACCCGCGAGACGCTGGACGCGCTGGCGATCGACACGGCCGTCGACTACGAGCCGCTGATCTACGACAACGACGCGTCCGTCCTGGCCCGGCTGGTCCGCGAGGCCGACGCGCCGGAGACGCTGCTGCTCGTGGGGCACAACCCGTCCGTGCAGCAGCTCGTGTTCGACCTGGCGGGCGAAGGCCCGTCCACCTACCCGACCTGCACGCTCGCCGTGATCACGTTCGGCACCGGCTGGCCGGACGCGTGGCCCGGCACCGGCACGCTGAAGACCGTCCGGACGGCCTAG
- the serB gene encoding phosphoserine phosphatase SerB: MNASERRTLLITLTGRDRPGVTSRLFATLADFPITVVDVEQVVIRGRLVLGVLVSYARGTDIGRVWNAAERVASDLDMEVEVSTGRDKGFPRGRGRLHVTVLGAPLKPAAMAGIAGRIAASGANIDRIDRLAHYPVTCIEMHVSGADPDRLRAELAQEAVEQRVDVAVQHGGLFRRAKRLIVMDVDSTLIQGEVIELLAEHAGCLPEVAKVTEAAMRGELDFEGSLRERVALLAGLDAAAIDEVRDKIQLAAGARTLVRTLKRLDYEFAIVSGGFTQVTDALVDDLGIDYSAANTLEIENGKLTGRVVGPVIDRAGKAAALERFARDAGVPIAQTVAIGDGANDLDMLQAAGLGIAYNAKPVVRRAADTAVNVPYLDTILFLLGISREEVEAADAADDAARPAGH, encoded by the coding sequence ATGAACGCATCAGAGCGGCGCACGCTGCTGATCACGCTCACCGGCCGCGACCGCCCCGGAGTGACGTCGCGCCTCTTCGCCACCCTCGCCGACTTCCCGATCACGGTCGTGGACGTGGAACAGGTCGTCATCCGCGGCCGTCTCGTCCTCGGCGTGCTGGTCTCCTACGCCCGCGGGACCGACATCGGACGGGTCTGGAACGCCGCCGAGCGCGTGGCGTCCGACCTCGACATGGAGGTCGAGGTGTCCACCGGGCGCGACAAGGGCTTCCCGCGCGGACGCGGCCGGCTGCACGTGACCGTCCTCGGCGCCCCGCTGAAGCCCGCCGCGATGGCGGGCATCGCGGGACGCATCGCCGCCAGCGGCGCCAACATCGACCGCATCGACCGGCTCGCGCACTATCCGGTGACCTGCATCGAGATGCACGTCTCGGGCGCCGACCCGGACCGGCTGCGCGCCGAGCTGGCGCAGGAGGCCGTGGAGCAGCGGGTCGACGTCGCCGTCCAGCACGGCGGGCTGTTCCGGCGCGCCAAGCGGCTGATCGTCATGGACGTCGACTCGACCCTCATCCAGGGCGAGGTCATCGAGCTGCTGGCCGAGCACGCGGGCTGCCTGCCCGAGGTCGCCAAGGTCACCGAGGCCGCGATGCGCGGCGAGCTGGACTTCGAGGGCTCCCTGCGCGAGCGCGTCGCGCTGCTGGCCGGGCTGGACGCCGCCGCGATCGACGAGGTCCGCGACAAGATCCAGCTCGCGGCGGGCGCGCGGACGCTCGTCCGGACGCTGAAGCGCCTCGACTACGAGTTCGCGATCGTCAGCGGCGGGTTCACCCAGGTCACCGACGCGCTCGTGGACGATCTCGGCATCGACTACTCGGCCGCCAACACGCTGGAGATCGAGAACGGGAAGCTCACCGGCCGCGTCGTCGGCCCCGTGATCGACCGGGCGGGCAAGGCGGCGGCGCTGGAACGGTTCGCGCGCGACGCAGGCGTGCCGATCGCCCAGACCGTCGCGATCGGGGACGGCGCCAACGACCTCGACATGCTCCAGGCGGCCGGGCTCGGCATCGCCTACAACGCCAAGCCGGTCGTCCGGCGGGCCGCCGACACGGCCGTCAACGTGCCCTACCTCGACACGATCCTGTTCCTGCTCGGCATCTCCCGCGAAGAGGTCGAGGCGGCCGACGCCGCCGACGACGCGGCGCGTCCCGCGGGCCACTGA
- a CDS encoding GAF domain-containing sensor histidine kinase gives MAERDANATLHAVSSAVLAVTSHLSVHEVLQVIVRAAARLLDARYAALGVPDDEGSFAEFVVAGISAEQWEAIGPLPRQHGMLAAMLRDETPRRLTDIRAAPEFEGWPVAHPVLKDFLGVRITDGADVLGIIFLANKTGGGGFTAADEELLTLFAAHAAIAMSNARLYERNRELTVVAERNRLARELHDAVAQKLFSLRLTARAAAALAPRDPARSAAELARVEELAGEALAELRAVIFELRPADLADGLVPSLRKHVDVLDRVSDASVRYAGATAVALTEERETVVFRIVQEALYNALRHAGPETVEVRLDATGGVLNLEVADDGTGFDPATETGGKNGGGLGLASMTERAASVGGALRIDATPGKGTVVRLEVPL, from the coding sequence ATGGCCGAGCGGGACGCGAACGCGACGCTGCACGCCGTCAGTTCCGCCGTCCTCGCGGTGACGAGCCACCTCTCGGTGCACGAGGTGCTCCAGGTGATCGTCCGGGCCGCCGCGCGGCTGCTGGACGCCCGCTACGCCGCGCTCGGCGTGCCCGACGACGAGGGCTCGTTCGCCGAGTTCGTCGTCGCGGGGATCAGCGCCGAGCAGTGGGAGGCGATCGGCCCGCTGCCGCGCCAGCACGGGATGCTCGCCGCGATGCTCCGGGACGAGACCCCGCGCCGCCTCACCGACATCCGCGCCGCGCCCGAGTTCGAGGGCTGGCCGGTGGCGCATCCCGTCCTGAAGGACTTCCTCGGCGTCCGCATCACCGACGGCGCGGACGTCCTCGGCATCATCTTCCTGGCGAACAAGACCGGCGGCGGCGGGTTCACCGCGGCCGACGAGGAACTGCTCACGCTGTTCGCCGCCCACGCCGCCATCGCGATGTCGAACGCGCGGCTGTACGAGCGCAACCGCGAGCTGACCGTCGTCGCCGAGCGCAACCGGCTGGCGCGCGAACTGCACGACGCCGTCGCGCAGAAGCTGTTCTCGCTCCGGCTGACCGCCCGCGCCGCCGCGGCCCTCGCCCCCCGCGACCCGGCCCGGTCGGCGGCCGAGCTGGCGCGGGTGGAGGAACTGGCGGGCGAGGCGCTGGCGGAGCTGCGCGCGGTGATCTTCGAGCTGCGGCCCGCCGACCTCGCGGACGGGCTCGTCCCGTCGCTGCGCAAGCACGTGGACGTCCTGGACCGGGTCAGCGACGCGTCCGTCCGGTACGCGGGCGCCACGGCCGTCGCGCTGACCGAGGAGCGCGAGACGGTCGTGTTCCGGATCGTCCAGGAGGCGCTCTACAACGCGCTGCGGCACGCGGGCCCGGAGACGGTCGAGGTCCGGCTGGACGCGACCGGCGGCGTCCTGAACCTGGAGGTCGCCGACGACGGGACGGGCTTCGACCCCGCCACCGAGACCGGCGGCAAGAACGGCGGCGGCCTCGGCCTCGCGTCGATGACCGAACGCGCCGCGTCGGTCGGCGGCGCGCTGAGGATCGACGCGACGCCGGGGAAGGGCACGGTCGTCCGGCTGGAGGTGCCGCTGTGA
- a CDS encoding S-adenosylmethionine:tRNA ribosyltransferase-isomerase — protein sequence MTTDTFALPGALEAHEPPEARGVGRDGVRLLVGRRSGRAVTHHAFTDLPDLLRPSDLLVVNVSPTLPAAVRLDRLTVHFSTPAPDDGDGAWLVELRCQRGTSSVPYGGGTPGEWIPMPGGATLTLLRRRTPRLWEARLTTDVIPYLRRHGVPIAYPYVDGEWPISAYQTAFALDRGAGSAEMPSAARAFTPEIVTRLVSRGVLIAPLTLHTGVASPEAHEPPYAEPYEVPAATAALVEHVRARGGRVIAVGTTVVRALETAGTDGHVRARSGWTRHLVTPDSGVRIVDGLLTGLHEPRSSHLRMLRAIAGDALLDRVYDAALTERYLFHEFGDANLLLP from the coding sequence ATGACGACCGACACCTTCGCCCTGCCCGGCGCCCTGGAGGCGCACGAACCGCCCGAGGCGCGCGGCGTGGGACGCGACGGCGTCCGGCTGCTCGTCGGACGGCGTTCCGGACGGGCGGTGACCCACCACGCGTTCACCGATCTGCCGGACCTGCTCCGGCCCTCCGACCTCCTTGTGGTGAATGTCTCACCCACGCTTCCGGCGGCCGTCCGGCTCGACCGCCTGACGGTCCACTTCTCGACCCCGGCACCCGATGACGGTGACGGAGCGTGGCTGGTGGAGCTGCGCTGCCAGCGCGGCACGTCCAGCGTCCCGTACGGGGGCGGCACCCCCGGCGAGTGGATCCCGATGCCCGGCGGCGCGACGCTCACCCTGCTGAGACGACGCACCCCACGGCTCTGGGAGGCGCGCCTGACCACCGACGTCATCCCCTACCTGCGACGCCACGGCGTACCGATCGCCTACCCGTACGTGGACGGCGAGTGGCCCATCAGCGCCTACCAGACCGCGTTCGCCCTGGACCGGGGCGCGGGCAGCGCCGAGATGCCGAGCGCGGCCCGCGCGTTCACGCCCGAGATCGTCACCCGGCTGGTGTCACGCGGCGTGCTCATCGCACCGCTGACCCTGCACACCGGGGTCGCGTCCCCCGAGGCGCACGAGCCGCCCTACGCCGAGCCGTACGAGGTCCCGGCGGCGACGGCCGCGCTGGTCGAGCACGTCCGGGCGCGGGGCGGACGGGTCATCGCGGTCGGGACGACGGTCGTCCGCGCCCTGGAGACGGCCGGGACCGACGGGCACGTGCGCGCCCGTTCCGGGTGGACCAGGCATCTCGTCACGCCCGATTCCGGTGTCCGCATCGTGGACGGCCTGCTCACCGGGCTCCACGAACCCCGCTCGTCGCACCTGCGGATGCTGCGCGCCATCGCCGGAGACGCCCTGCTGGACAGGGTCTACGACGCGGCGCTCACCGAGCGTTACCTGTTCCACGAGTTCGGGGACGCGAATCTGCTCCTGCCCTGA
- a CDS encoding RDD family protein produces MGNPYDPYGQQQPGYGQQPPAQPGYGQQPGYGQQPPQQPGYGQQPPPPGYGQQPPPQPGYGQPPAPQPGYGQPPAQPGYGQDVHHHHYGSTGQLAEWGSRVGATFIDGLIVGAPVGIVYFIGSLLTASGSSGAAVLGLLIVLIAFVGYAAGMLWLIYQEGTTGQTIGKRQMGIRVVSAQTGQVLGFGGAFVRRLAHIADGFACYVGFLWPLWDDRKQTFADKICNTLVVRA; encoded by the coding sequence GTGGGCAACCCCTACGACCCGTACGGGCAGCAGCAGCCGGGATACGGCCAGCAGCCCCCGGCCCAGCCGGGGTACGGGCAGCAGCCCGGGTACGGCCAGCAGCCGCCGCAGCAGCCGGGATACGGCCAGCAGCCGCCCCCGCCCGGGTACGGCCAGCAGCCCCCGCCGCAGCCCGGCTACGGCCAGCCGCCGGCGCCCCAGCCGGGCTACGGGCAGCCGCCCGCGCAGCCGGGCTACGGCCAGGACGTCCATCACCACCACTACGGCTCGACGGGCCAGCTCGCCGAATGGGGCAGCCGGGTCGGCGCGACGTTCATCGACGGTCTCATCGTCGGTGCGCCGGTCGGCATCGTCTACTTCATCGGCAGCCTGCTGACCGCGAGCGGCAGCAGCGGCGCCGCCGTCCTCGGCCTGCTGATCGTCCTGATCGCGTTCGTCGGCTACGCCGCCGGAATGCTCTGGCTGATCTACCAGGAGGGCACGACGGGCCAGACCATCGGCAAGCGCCAGATGGGCATCCGGGTCGTCAGCGCGCAGACCGGCCAGGTGCTCGGCTTCGGCGGCGCGTTCGTCCGGCGGCTCGCGCACATCGCCGACGGCTTCGCCTGCTACGTCGGCTTCCTCTGGCCGCTGTGGGACGACCGCAAGCAGACCTTCGCCGACAAGATCTGCAACACGCTGGTCGTCCGGGCCTGA